A genomic segment from Myxococcales bacterium encodes:
- a CDS encoding LamG domain-containing protein, translating into MNRGFLVATLFGLAFYGRVLGGCLSDDDVTPGPGVDGSVSLDASARPDALVPSEGGVDATTDGGAVPDASSDAPADALDASVDACVPGLVAWWPAEGTAEDTKGANEGTLIGDAGDAGFTTGKVGVAFSFDGTDRYVQVNAQSSLDMSAGDFTVDVWFKLASLATDQTIFQKLSGSTTADPSYFIEFSSPNALRFAVLETVSNRNDLSVTTTLAAGTWYHFAAVRSQNSSTIYLDGVAIGSQDAGAAVNTGTGGGARIGRAAHDSGIVRPVNGAVDELAIYNRALSAAEIQAVFAAGAARCK; encoded by the coding sequence ATGAATCGTGGCTTCCTCGTGGCAACGTTGTTCGGACTCGCCTTCTATGGCCGCGTGCTGGGGGGATGCCTCAGCGACGACGACGTTACCCCCGGCCCCGGTGTCGACGGGTCTGTCTCGCTCGACGCGTCTGCGCGTCCCGACGCTTTGGTGCCGTCGGAGGGCGGCGTTGACGCGACGACGGACGGTGGCGCTGTCCCCGACGCGTCGAGCGACGCACCCGCCGACGCGCTCGACGCTTCGGTCGACGCGTGCGTCCCCGGGCTCGTCGCTTGGTGGCCCGCAGAAGGCACGGCCGAGGACACCAAGGGCGCCAACGAGGGCACCCTCATCGGTGACGCCGGCGACGCCGGCTTCACGACGGGAAAGGTAGGCGTCGCCTTCTCGTTCGATGGAACCGATCGCTATGTCCAAGTGAACGCGCAATCGAGCCTCGACATGAGCGCGGGCGACTTCACCGTCGACGTCTGGTTCAAGCTCGCGTCCCTCGCCACAGACCAGACGATCTTCCAGAAGCTCTCCGGTTCGACGACCGCCGACCCGTCGTATTTCATCGAGTTCAGCTCCCCCAATGCCCTCCGCTTCGCCGTCCTCGAGACGGTGAGCAACCGGAACGATCTCAGCGTCACCACGACGCTCGCCGCCGGCACCTGGTACCACTTTGCGGCGGTTCGGTCTCAGAACAGCAGCACGATCTACCTCGATGGCGTGGCCATCGGCTCGCAAGACGCGGGCGCCGCCGTCAACACGGGGACCGGCGGCGGTGCGCGCATCGGGCGCGCCGCACACGACTCGGGCATCGTGCGTCCCGTCAACGGCGCCGTCGACGAGCTGGCGATCTACAACCGCGCGCTCTCTGCCGCGGAGATCCAGGCGGTCTTTGCGGCCGGCGCAGCTCGCTGCAAGTAG
- a CDS encoding EamA family transporter — protein MFLWTRDRFAAKPERCTPRLRAVILALALLSGLLHAAWNVLVKRTKLERGATVAVLTGAWLITCAVLPFTAWPSTLKSALPYVALAGFGEAAYVYALGRAYAAGDLALTYAASRASALVFVWPLSGLFFGTMPSAWAVAASTLVAGGIALATPRTRPLTTPARRDAAWSVPWTLATGLAIGVYHSGYKGAANAGASPVVTLALALSLACPILWLTANHDVRKEAAELVRSPILWLAAAACAGSFLLAIVALARTDSGRVLGLRNSSVAFALLMAAWLGERPSRRQWGGLGVLASGVVLFGLE, from the coding sequence GTGTTTCTGTGGACGCGTGATCGTTTCGCCGCGAAGCCCGAGCGTTGCACACCGAGGCTGCGCGCCGTGATCTTGGCGCTCGCGTTGCTCTCCGGGTTGCTCCACGCCGCGTGGAACGTGCTGGTCAAACGCACGAAGCTCGAGCGCGGCGCGACGGTGGCAGTCTTGACCGGGGCATGGCTCATCACCTGTGCGGTCCTTCCGTTCACCGCGTGGCCGTCCACCTTGAAGTCAGCGTTGCCGTATGTTGCGCTCGCGGGCTTCGGCGAGGCGGCTTACGTCTATGCGCTGGGCCGTGCCTACGCCGCCGGCGATCTGGCGCTTACCTACGCGGCCTCGCGGGCTTCGGCGTTGGTCTTCGTTTGGCCGCTGTCGGGACTCTTCTTCGGAACGATGCCCTCGGCGTGGGCAGTCGCCGCGTCGACCCTCGTCGCCGGCGGCATCGCCCTCGCGACACCACGGACGAGACCGCTGACGACGCCCGCGCGCCGCGACGCCGCTTGGTCGGTGCCTTGGACCCTGGCCACGGGGCTCGCCATCGGCGTCTACCACTCGGGCTACAAGGGTGCGGCGAACGCTGGCGCCAGCCCCGTCGTGACGCTCGCGCTGGCGCTTTCGCTCGCGTGCCCGATCTTGTGGCTGACGGCGAACCACGACGTTCGCAAGGAGGCGGCGGAACTCGTTCGCTCGCCCATCTTGTGGCTCGCGGCGGCGGCTTGCGCGGGCTCGTTCTTGCTGGCGATCGTCGCGCTCGCGCGCACTGACTCGGGCCGCGTCCTGGGCCTCCGCAACTCGTCGGTGGCCTTCGCGCTGCTCATGGCCGCATGGCTCGGCGAGCGCCCGTCGCGACGACAATGGGGCGGCCTGGGCGTGCTGGCCTCGGGAGTCGTGCTGTTTGGGTTGGAGTGA
- a CDS encoding enoyl-CoA hydratase/isomerase family protein, with translation MSDVLTERTGRTVILTLNRPEARNALTMNVVRDLGRGVDEASADADVRCIVLTGAGGHFCAGADLRRTLAEVPNLMERLDEYIDDFHHLVRAVVRSPKPVVAMVDGAAVGFGADLALACDLRVCSTNAYVQEKFAHIGLMPDGGGTFWLPHLVGKARAMQLVLLGDKLDAASLKDLGVAVDVVAPAALRETTLALAARLEAGPPLAYAAAKAAILASLGDFDAALARERESQLKLLRSKDCIEGVTAWIEKRPAKFVGA, from the coding sequence ATGAGCGACGTGCTGACGGAACGAACGGGGAGAACGGTCATCCTCACGCTGAACCGACCAGAGGCCCGCAACGCGCTCACCATGAACGTCGTCCGCGACCTCGGTCGAGGCGTGGACGAGGCCTCGGCCGATGCGGACGTGCGCTGCATCGTCCTGACGGGAGCGGGGGGACACTTCTGCGCCGGCGCCGACCTTCGGCGAACGCTCGCGGAGGTGCCGAACCTGATGGAGCGGCTCGACGAGTACATCGACGACTTTCATCACCTCGTGCGCGCCGTGGTGCGCTCGCCCAAACCTGTCGTCGCCATGGTCGACGGCGCGGCCGTTGGCTTCGGCGCGGATCTCGCGCTCGCGTGCGACCTCCGCGTCTGCTCCACGAACGCTTACGTGCAGGAGAAGTTCGCGCACATCGGCCTGATGCCCGACGGTGGTGGAACCTTCTGGCTGCCGCACCTCGTGGGCAAGGCGCGCGCGATGCAACTCGTCTTGCTCGGCGACAAGCTCGACGCCGCGTCCCTAAAGGACCTTGGTGTTGCCGTCGACGTCGTCGCGCCGGCGGCCCTCCGCGAGACGACCTTGGCGCTCGCGGCGCGCCTCGAAGCGGGCCCTCCTTTGGCGTACGCGGCCGCAAAGGCCGCCATCCTCGCCAGCCTCGGCGACTTCGACGCGGCGTTGGCCCGCGAGCGGGAATCGCAGCTCAAGCTCCTTCGTTCGAAGGACTGCATCGAAGGGGTGACGGCGTGGATCGAAAAGCGACCGGCGAAGTTTGTGGGAGCATGA